The Enterobacter huaxiensis sequence TCCCTCGGCTGCACCCAGAAGGCGGGCGCCAGCCAGGTGGTTGACGTGCTGCGCTACGGTGAACGCCTGAAATCGCATGGCCTGAACCTGCTGAGCGCACCGGGTAACGATGCGGTTGCCACCAGCGCGCTGGCCGGTGCCGGTTGTCACATGGTGCTGTTCAGCACCGGGCGCGGCACGCCGTACGGCGGGTTTGTGCCGACGGTGAAAATCGCCACCAACAGCGAGCTGGCGGCGAAGAAAAAACACTGGATCGACTTCGATGCGGGCCAGCTGATCCACGGCAAAGCGATGCCGCAGCTGCTGAATGAATTTGTCGATCTCATCGTGGAATTTGCTAACGGCAAGCAGACCTGCAACGAGAAGAACGACTTCCGCGAGCTGGCGCTCTTTAAGAGCGGTGTGACGCTTTAATCGGTGCGGCCTGATGCCCTCTCCCACGGGAGAGGGTACAAACACTAAAACGGCAACCTCAGGGTTGCCGTTTTGCTGTTAACCTCGCACGGCGTTCTTCGCCAAACGCGCGTCTTCCGCCTGGCACACGGCGGCGGTGAACATCACGTCAGTGGAGGAGTTGATCGCCGTCTCGCAGGAGTCCTGCAATACGCCGATGATAAAGCCTACCGCCACCACCTGCATGGCGATCTCGTTCGGGATGCCGAACATATTGCACGCCAGAGGGATCAGCAGCAGGGAGCCGCCCGCCACGCCGGATGCGCCGCAGGCGCAGAGCGCAGCAACCACGCTGAGCAGCAGCGCCGTTGGCAGATCCACGGGAATACCCAGCGTATTAACCGCAGCCAGCGTCAGCACCGTGATGGTAATTGCCGCCCCCGCCATATTGACGGTTGCGCCCAGCGGGATCGATACGGAGTACGTATCGCGATCCAGGTTCAGCTTCTCACACAGCGACATATTGACCGGAATATTCGCCGCCGAACTGCGGGTGAAGAAGGCGGTCACGCCGCTTTCGCGCAGGCACATCAGCACCAGCGGGTACGGGTTACGACGGGTCTGCAGGAACACCAGCAGCGGGTTAATCACCAGCGCTACAACGGCCATACAGCCGATCAACACCAGCAGCAGTTGAGCATAGCCCCACAATGCGCCAAAACCCGTTGTTGCCAGCGTCGATGCGACCAGACCAAAAATACCAATCGGTGCGAAGCGGATCACCACCGTCACAATAAAGGTCACGG is a genomic window containing:
- the sstT gene encoding serine/threonine transporter SstT, with the protein product MTASSSGLFARLSRGSLVKQILVGLVLGVALALISKPAAEATGLLGTLFVGALKAVAPVLVLTLVMASIANHQQGQKTNIRPILWMYLLGTFSAALTAVVVSFIFPSTLQLTTGATDITPPAGIVEVVHGLLMSIVANPIHALINANYIGILVWAVGLGFALRHSNDTTKNLITDVSNAVTFIVTVVIRFAPIGIFGLVASTLATTGFGALWGYAQLLLVLIGCMAVVALVINPLLVFLQTRRNPYPLVLMCLRESGVTAFFTRSSAANIPVNMSLCEKLNLDRDTYSVSIPLGATVNMAGAAITITVLTLAAVNTLGIPVDLPTALLLSVVAALCACGASGVAGGSLLLIPLACNMFGIPNEIAMQVVAVGFIIGVLQDSCETAINSSTDVMFTAAVCQAEDARLAKNAVRG